The following proteins are co-located in the Triticum aestivum cultivar Chinese Spring chromosome 1A, IWGSC CS RefSeq v2.1, whole genome shotgun sequence genome:
- the LOC123045702 gene encoding uncharacterized protein isoform X3, with amino-acid sequence MAATRAAAATFVSPSSFGRRNIACSSCSSLHLRLTILPPRFAPLVARPTRFPAVAVPLKRGGCVLAAASAAGAGSPHFGSGENDNPYEIWAISPLDGFDQVKMAYKWRRKNAENSGDAAYLLKLETAYDTIMMEQVQNRKKGVAYGSVQVSKDIKYADNQPIVPWGPRYSRATAKDLQINMAISATFEYGEVEGRGIHMAKRVLRSLSLVLGSIFAASLGYTGLANFSQFLGHYIPSVVYNFQELIVTTASSVLLCILATYYR; translated from the exons ATGGCAGcaacgagggcggcggcggccaccTTTGTCTCCCCCTCCTCCTTCGGCCGCCGGAATATCGCATGTTCCTCCTGTTCCTCTCTCCACCTGCGCCTCACAATCCTGCCTCCCCGGTTCGCTCCTCTCGTCGCGCGCCCCACGAG GTTCCCTGCGGTGGCGGTGCCGTTGAAGCGCGGCGGATGTGTACTTGCAGCTGCATCGGCGGCAGGGGCAGGAAGCCCTCACTTCGGCAGTGGGGAGAATGATAACCCGTACGAG ATTTGGGCCATCAGTCCGCTTGATGGGTTCGACCAGGTGAAGATGGCCTACAAGTGGCGTCGAAAGAACGCCGAGAACAGTGGTGATGCTGCATACTTGTTGAAG TTAGAGACGGCTTATGATACGATCATGATGGAACAGGTGCAGAACCGGAAGAAAGGTGTGGCATATGGATCAGTCCAG GTGTCGAAGGACATCAAATATGCTGATAATCAACCAATAGTTCCCTGGGGACCTAG ATACTCTAGAGCGACTGCAAAGGACCTCCAGATAAATATGGCAATATCAGCAACATTT GAGTACGGTGAGGTTGAAGGCCGAGGTATACATATGGCAAAGCGAGTGCTTCGTAGTTTgagtttggtacttggatcgataTTTGCTGCATCCCTG GGTTATACCGGACTGGCCAATTTCTCCCAGTTTCTTGGTCACTATATTCCTTCTGTTGTTTATAACTTCCAG GAGTTGATTGTGACCACAGCTTCATCCGTTCTGCTTTGCATATTGGCTACGTACTACCGATAG
- the LOC123045702 gene encoding uncharacterized protein isoform X1 — translation MAATRAAAATFVSPSSFGRRNIACSSCSSLHLRLTILPPRFAPLVARPTRFPAVAVPLKRGGCVLAAASAAGAGSPHFGSGENDNPYEIWAISPLDGFDQVKMAYKWRRKNAENSGDAAYLLKLETAYDTIMMEQVQNRKKGVAYGSVQVSKDIKYADNQPIVPWGPRYSRATAKDLQINMAISATFITCILTMGHADWKPLQFLCFAYFYRVLEKLKSTEPVITPVYNEYGEVEGRGIHMAKRVLRSLSLVLGSIFAASLGYTGLANFSQFLGHYIPSVVYNFQELIVTTASSVLLCILATYYR, via the exons ATGGCAGcaacgagggcggcggcggccaccTTTGTCTCCCCCTCCTCCTTCGGCCGCCGGAATATCGCATGTTCCTCCTGTTCCTCTCTCCACCTGCGCCTCACAATCCTGCCTCCCCGGTTCGCTCCTCTCGTCGCGCGCCCCACGAG GTTCCCTGCGGTGGCGGTGCCGTTGAAGCGCGGCGGATGTGTACTTGCAGCTGCATCGGCGGCAGGGGCAGGAAGCCCTCACTTCGGCAGTGGGGAGAATGATAACCCGTACGAG ATTTGGGCCATCAGTCCGCTTGATGGGTTCGACCAGGTGAAGATGGCCTACAAGTGGCGTCGAAAGAACGCCGAGAACAGTGGTGATGCTGCATACTTGTTGAAG TTAGAGACGGCTTATGATACGATCATGATGGAACAGGTGCAGAACCGGAAGAAAGGTGTGGCATATGGATCAGTCCAG GTGTCGAAGGACATCAAATATGCTGATAATCAACCAATAGTTCCCTGGGGACCTAG ATACTCTAGAGCGACTGCAAAGGACCTCCAGATAAATATGGCAATATCAGCAACATTT ATCACGTGCATATTGACCATGGGCCATGCAGACTGGAAACCCTTGCAATTTTTGTGTTTTGCTTATTTCTATCGAGTACTTGAGAAACTGAAGTCTACGGAGCCAGTAATAACTCCTGTATACAAT GAGTACGGTGAGGTTGAAGGCCGAGGTATACATATGGCAAAGCGAGTGCTTCGTAGTTTgagtttggtacttggatcgataTTTGCTGCATCCCTG GGTTATACCGGACTGGCCAATTTCTCCCAGTTTCTTGGTCACTATATTCCTTCTGTTGTTTATAACTTCCAG GAGTTGATTGTGACCACAGCTTCATCCGTTCTGCTTTGCATATTGGCTACGTACTACCGATAG
- the LOC123045702 gene encoding uncharacterized protein isoform X6, producing the protein MAATRAAAATFVSPSSFGRRNIACSSCSSLHLRLTILPPRFAPLVARPTRFPAVAVPLKRGGCVLAAASAAGAGSPHFGSGENDNPYEIWAISPLDGFDQVKMAYKWRRKNAENSGDAAYLLKVQNRKKGVAYGSVQVSKDIKYADNQPIVPWGPRYSRATAKDLQINMAISATFEYGEVEGRGIHMAKRVLRSLSLVLGSIFAASLGYTGLANFSQFLGHYIPSVVYNFQELIVTTASSVLLCILATYYR; encoded by the exons ATGGCAGcaacgagggcggcggcggccaccTTTGTCTCCCCCTCCTCCTTCGGCCGCCGGAATATCGCATGTTCCTCCTGTTCCTCTCTCCACCTGCGCCTCACAATCCTGCCTCCCCGGTTCGCTCCTCTCGTCGCGCGCCCCACGAG GTTCCCTGCGGTGGCGGTGCCGTTGAAGCGCGGCGGATGTGTACTTGCAGCTGCATCGGCGGCAGGGGCAGGAAGCCCTCACTTCGGCAGTGGGGAGAATGATAACCCGTACGAG ATTTGGGCCATCAGTCCGCTTGATGGGTTCGACCAGGTGAAGATGGCCTACAAGTGGCGTCGAAAGAACGCCGAGAACAGTGGTGATGCTGCATACTTGTTGAAG GTGCAGAACCGGAAGAAAGGTGTGGCATATGGATCAGTCCAG GTGTCGAAGGACATCAAATATGCTGATAATCAACCAATAGTTCCCTGGGGACCTAG ATACTCTAGAGCGACTGCAAAGGACCTCCAGATAAATATGGCAATATCAGCAACATTT GAGTACGGTGAGGTTGAAGGCCGAGGTATACATATGGCAAAGCGAGTGCTTCGTAGTTTgagtttggtacttggatcgataTTTGCTGCATCCCTG GGTTATACCGGACTGGCCAATTTCTCCCAGTTTCTTGGTCACTATATTCCTTCTGTTGTTTATAACTTCCAG GAGTTGATTGTGACCACAGCTTCATCCGTTCTGCTTTGCATATTGGCTACGTACTACCGATAG
- the LOC123045702 gene encoding uncharacterized protein isoform X4, whose product MQWQTGHGAESSEKTNTHGGSLETLSSQEWAPTSAAPAGRPPSGARPAGGSSHLHHAAAALARSLRRQDPPGHSGAATVRVAARVLTNPAATAGGGREGWEEGEGLVGAEPGRARAAQIWAPSTLPHASAAGGRHGSATAHAVHPISTSPRANGRPPRHRALPPLQRAQQQRASTRTRAPPPPSTGEGFARRHPPATARRGRGRRGAWAAARVSPPESPLGATRGLGGVPDHVHIDHGPCRLETLAIFVFCLFLSST is encoded by the exons ATGCAGTGGCAGACCGGGCATGGCGCAGAATCGTCGGAAAAGACCAACACACATGGGGGAAGCCTAGAAACGTTGTCGTCGCAGGAGTGGGCACCGACCAGCGCAGCTCCAGCAGGCCGGCCACCATCGGGAGCGCGTCCAGCAGGCGGCAGCAGCCACctgcaccacgccgccgccgcgctgGCCCGCAGCCTCCGCCGCCAGGATCCGCCGGGGCACAGCGGAGCAGCAACCGTCAGGGTCGCCGCACGCGTGCTTACTAACCCAGCGGCAACCGCCGGCGGCGGCCGGGAGgggtgggaggagggagaagggtTGGTGGGGGCAGAGCCTGGGCGGGCTCGTGCGGCCCAGATCTGGGCGCCCTCAACTCTGCCGCACGCATCAGCGGCCGGCGGCCGCCATGGCAGCGCCACCGCGCACGCAGTCCACCCCATCTCGACCTCCCCGCGAGCAAACGGCCGCCCGCCGCGCCACCGCGCGCTCCCGCCGCTCCAGCGCGCCCAGCAGCAGCGCGCGAGCACACGAacgagggccccgccgccgccgtccaccggTGAGGGCTTTGCCCGCCGGCatcctccggcgacggcgaggagagggaggggaaggaggggagcctgggcggcggctagggtttcgcctcCCGAGTCGCCCCTGGGAGCGACGCGGGGGCTGGGAGGGGTCCCTG ATCACGTGCATATTGACCATGGGCCATGCAGACTGGAAACCCTTGCAATTTTTGTGTTTTGCTTATTTCTATCGAGTACTTGA
- the LOC123045702 gene encoding uncharacterized protein isoform X5, whose amino-acid sequence MFPAVAVPLKRGGCVLAAASAAGAGSPHFGSGENDNPYEIWAISPLDGFDQVKMAYKWRRKNAENSGDAAYLLKLETAYDTIMMEQVQNRKKGVAYGSVQVSKDIKYADNQPIVPWGPRYSRATAKDLQINMAISATFITCILTMGHADWKPLQFLCFAYFYRVLEKLKSTEPVITPVYNEYGEVEGRGIHMAKRVLRSLSLVLGSIFAASLGYTGLANFSQFLGHYIPSVVYNFQELIVTTASSVLLCILATYYR is encoded by the exons AT GTTCCCTGCGGTGGCGGTGCCGTTGAAGCGCGGCGGATGTGTACTTGCAGCTGCATCGGCGGCAGGGGCAGGAAGCCCTCACTTCGGCAGTGGGGAGAATGATAACCCGTACGAG ATTTGGGCCATCAGTCCGCTTGATGGGTTCGACCAGGTGAAGATGGCCTACAAGTGGCGTCGAAAGAACGCCGAGAACAGTGGTGATGCTGCATACTTGTTGAAG TTAGAGACGGCTTATGATACGATCATGATGGAACAGGTGCAGAACCGGAAGAAAGGTGTGGCATATGGATCAGTCCAG GTGTCGAAGGACATCAAATATGCTGATAATCAACCAATAGTTCCCTGGGGACCTAG ATACTCTAGAGCGACTGCAAAGGACCTCCAGATAAATATGGCAATATCAGCAACATTT ATCACGTGCATATTGACCATGGGCCATGCAGACTGGAAACCCTTGCAATTTTTGTGTTTTGCTTATTTCTATCGAGTACTTGAGAAACTGAAGTCTACGGAGCCAGTAATAACTCCTGTATACAAT GAGTACGGTGAGGTTGAAGGCCGAGGTATACATATGGCAAAGCGAGTGCTTCGTAGTTTgagtttggtacttggatcgataTTTGCTGCATCCCTG GGTTATACCGGACTGGCCAATTTCTCCCAGTTTCTTGGTCACTATATTCCTTCTGTTGTTTATAACTTCCAG GAGTTGATTGTGACCACAGCTTCATCCGTTCTGCTTTGCATATTGGCTACGTACTACCGATAG
- the LOC123045702 gene encoding uncharacterized protein isoform X7, with the protein MFPAVAVPLKRGGCVLAAASAAGAGSPHFGSGENDNPYEIWAISPLDGFDQVKMAYKWRRKNAENSGDAAYLLKVQNRKKGVAYGSVQVSKDIKYADNQPIVPWGPRYSRATAKDLQINMAISATFITCILTMGHADWKPLQFLCFAYFYRVLEKLKSTEPVITPVYNEYGEVEGRGIHMAKRVLRSLSLVLGSIFAASLGYTGLANFSQFLGHYIPSVVYNFQELIVTTASSVLLCILATYYR; encoded by the exons AT GTTCCCTGCGGTGGCGGTGCCGTTGAAGCGCGGCGGATGTGTACTTGCAGCTGCATCGGCGGCAGGGGCAGGAAGCCCTCACTTCGGCAGTGGGGAGAATGATAACCCGTACGAG ATTTGGGCCATCAGTCCGCTTGATGGGTTCGACCAGGTGAAGATGGCCTACAAGTGGCGTCGAAAGAACGCCGAGAACAGTGGTGATGCTGCATACTTGTTGAAG GTGCAGAACCGGAAGAAAGGTGTGGCATATGGATCAGTCCAG GTGTCGAAGGACATCAAATATGCTGATAATCAACCAATAGTTCCCTGGGGACCTAG ATACTCTAGAGCGACTGCAAAGGACCTCCAGATAAATATGGCAATATCAGCAACATTT ATCACGTGCATATTGACCATGGGCCATGCAGACTGGAAACCCTTGCAATTTTTGTGTTTTGCTTATTTCTATCGAGTACTTGAGAAACTGAAGTCTACGGAGCCAGTAATAACTCCTGTATACAAT GAGTACGGTGAGGTTGAAGGCCGAGGTATACATATGGCAAAGCGAGTGCTTCGTAGTTTgagtttggtacttggatcgataTTTGCTGCATCCCTG GGTTATACCGGACTGGCCAATTTCTCCCAGTTTCTTGGTCACTATATTCCTTCTGTTGTTTATAACTTCCAG GAGTTGATTGTGACCACAGCTTCATCCGTTCTGCTTTGCATATTGGCTACGTACTACCGATAG
- the LOC123045702 gene encoding uncharacterized protein isoform X2, translated as MAATRAAAATFVSPSSFGRRNIACSSCSSLHLRLTILPPRFAPLVARPTRFPAVAVPLKRGGCVLAAASAAGAGSPHFGSGENDNPYEIWAISPLDGFDQVKMAYKWRRKNAENSGDAAYLLKVQNRKKGVAYGSVQVSKDIKYADNQPIVPWGPRYSRATAKDLQINMAISATFITCILTMGHADWKPLQFLCFAYFYRVLEKLKSTEPVITPVYNEYGEVEGRGIHMAKRVLRSLSLVLGSIFAASLGYTGLANFSQFLGHYIPSVVYNFQELIVTTASSVLLCILATYYR; from the exons ATGGCAGcaacgagggcggcggcggccaccTTTGTCTCCCCCTCCTCCTTCGGCCGCCGGAATATCGCATGTTCCTCCTGTTCCTCTCTCCACCTGCGCCTCACAATCCTGCCTCCCCGGTTCGCTCCTCTCGTCGCGCGCCCCACGAG GTTCCCTGCGGTGGCGGTGCCGTTGAAGCGCGGCGGATGTGTACTTGCAGCTGCATCGGCGGCAGGGGCAGGAAGCCCTCACTTCGGCAGTGGGGAGAATGATAACCCGTACGAG ATTTGGGCCATCAGTCCGCTTGATGGGTTCGACCAGGTGAAGATGGCCTACAAGTGGCGTCGAAAGAACGCCGAGAACAGTGGTGATGCTGCATACTTGTTGAAG GTGCAGAACCGGAAGAAAGGTGTGGCATATGGATCAGTCCAG GTGTCGAAGGACATCAAATATGCTGATAATCAACCAATAGTTCCCTGGGGACCTAG ATACTCTAGAGCGACTGCAAAGGACCTCCAGATAAATATGGCAATATCAGCAACATTT ATCACGTGCATATTGACCATGGGCCATGCAGACTGGAAACCCTTGCAATTTTTGTGTTTTGCTTATTTCTATCGAGTACTTGAGAAACTGAAGTCTACGGAGCCAGTAATAACTCCTGTATACAAT GAGTACGGTGAGGTTGAAGGCCGAGGTATACATATGGCAAAGCGAGTGCTTCGTAGTTTgagtttggtacttggatcgataTTTGCTGCATCCCTG GGTTATACCGGACTGGCCAATTTCTCCCAGTTTCTTGGTCACTATATTCCTTCTGTTGTTTATAACTTCCAG GAGTTGATTGTGACCACAGCTTCATCCGTTCTGCTTTGCATATTGGCTACGTACTACCGATAG